The nucleotide window GGGCGTCCGTTGACGAGGATGCCGCGCGGAGTCTGGGTGAGGACGAGGGCCGGATGGCGTTCGAGGTAGGCGGCCACGGCGTGGTGGAGGGCGGCCACGATCCGGGCGACCTGGGGGGTTCCCGCGGGGTGGAGGCGGATCTGGCCCACCGCCAGGCGCAGGTGGGTGAGGATCTCGAAGATCGAGCTCCAGGCCGCCGGGTCGGGGCCCCCGTGGGTCGTGGCCGTAACCGCCTCCGCGCTCTACATTCTCTATACACTATACACATCAAATATGCAAGACGGCGGGAATTTCGGCGGATCTTCCGGCGGCGCGGGGGCTTGATTCCGCCGCCCGGCGAGGCATACTGGCTTCGGCCGAGGAGGGACCCCCCATGGCGTACTGGCTCTTCAAGACCGAGCCGTCCGACTACTCCTTCGACCGGCTCCTCGAGGAGGGGCGCACCGTGTGGGACGGGGTGAAAAACGCCCTGGCCCTGCGCCACCTCCGGCAGGTCCGCCGGGGCGACGAAATCGCGATCTATCACACCGGCGACGAAAAGGCCGTCGTGGGGATCGCCCGCGCGGCGGCCGACGCCGCCGGGGACGCCGTGGACATCGTCCCCGTGCGGCGCGCGGGACCGGTGCCGCTGTCGGCCGTGAAGGCGGATCCGCGCTTCCGGACCTTTCCGCTCGTCCGGATGGGGCGCCTGTCCGTCATGCCCGTTCCGGAGGAGCTCTGGCCGGCGCTGACGGGAGGGCGCCCGCGGGCCGGCCGATGAAGCTTCTCGATTTCCTGGCCCTCGAGTGTCCGTTTCTTCTGCCCGCGGCGCGATCGGCCGCGCGCCGGCGGCTCGGGCCCCGGGAGACGCGCCGGGCGCTTCTCGAGGCCGTCGAGCGCGCCTGCCGGATGGGACGCGCGGAGGGACGCAGCGTCCTCTACCCCGGAACCTCCGCCGCCCAGGCCGCCGGGTGGACGCTCGAGGCGCTTCGCGAGGCCGTCGAAGGGTACTTCCGGCGCGAGGAGCTGCGGGCGTCTCTGACGCGCCAGGAGCGCCTCGAGATGTTCCGCGTGATGCTTCTCTCCCGCGCCGTGGACGATCTTCTCAAACGGCTCTTCCAGGAAAAGAAGATCGCCTGGGAGGGATATCCTTCGCCCCAGAAAGGATTCCGGGCGTTCGGGCAGGAAGCGGCCGTGGGGCTGGCTCTGCGGCTCCGGCGCGGGAGCGAATCGGGGGACATCGCCTGCCCGCTCATCCGGGGCCTGCCGATTCTTCTGATGTATCTCGACGATCCGCTCCACGCGGTCCTGGCTCAGGTGGGCAAGAAGGGAACGCCGATGGACGGGAGGGATCTTCACGTAGGGGATCTCTCCCGCGGGCTTCTTCCGCCGGCGGCCCCTCTGGCCGTGGGCGTCCAGACGCTCGTCGGAATGGCCTACGCGGCGCATCTGCGGGGGGAGGACCGGGTGTTTCTGGCGGTGATGGGCGAGGGGGGAACCTCGCTCGGCGAGTGGCACGAGGCGGTCAACTTCGCCGCGGTGCGCCGGCTGCCGGTGATCTTCGTCGTCGAGAACAACCGCTGGGCGCTCGGGACGCACTGGACGGAGCAGACGGCCGCGCCGCGCTTCGCGCTCAAGGCGGCCGGCTACGGCCTTCCCGGGACGACCGTGTTCGGAAACGACCCCGACGAGGTGGCGGCCGCGGCGGCGTGGGCGGCGGAACGCGCGCGGGCCGGGCGGGGGCCCACGCTTCTGGAGCTGGCGACCTACCGCCGGGCCGGGCACGCGCATCACGACGACGACCGGTACCACGGCGCTCCGGGCCTGCCGGGCTACGAGCTCGAGGAGGAGCGCCGGCTCTGGGAGGCGGCCGATCCGATCGCGCTCTACGAGGCGCGTCTCCGCCGGGAGGGTCTTCTGGACGACGAGGGCGCCGCGCGCCTGCGGGAGGAGGCGGCGCGGCGGGTGGCCGAAGCCGAGCGCGCCGCGGAGGCGGCGCCCTGGCCGGGTCCGGAGGATTTTCTGGGGCGCGTCGAGGCCCCCCGCGTGGAACCGGCCCCGGCTGCGGTTCCGGAACGGACGCGCGCCATGACCTACGACGAGGCGATTCGGGAGGCGCTCGTCGAGGCGATGGAGCGGGATCCGCGGGTCTTCGTGCTCGGGGAGGACGTGGGGGGGCGCTACGGCGGCGCCTTCGGGGTGACGCGCGGACTGGCGCGGAAGTTCGGCCCCGAGCGGTGCCTCAACACGCCCCTTTCCGAATCGGCGATCGTCGGCTGCGGCGTGGGGGCGGCGCTGGCCGGGATGCGTCCCGTGGTCGAAATGCAGTTCGCGGATTTTCTGGCCTGCGGCTTCAACGCGCTCGTCAACAACGCGGCCAAGATCCACTGGCGCTGGGGGCGCCCGGTGCCGCTCGTCGTGCGTCTCCCGTACGGAGGCGCCACGGGCGATCTGCGCCGGCTTCTGGGCGGCGGTCCCTTCCACTCGCAGTGTCCGGAAGCCTGGTTCCTGCGCGCGCCGGGGTGGAAGATCGTGGCTCCGTCCACCCCGTCGGACGCGAAGGGGCTCCTCACGGCGGCTCTGCGGGACAACAATCCCGTCATCTACCTCGAGGCCAAGGGGCTTTACGGATTCTTCCGTCCCGACCTGCGCGAAGAGGTTCCCGTGGGGGATTTCGAGGTTCCCCTGGGACGGGCGGCGGTGCGGCGGCCCGGGCGGGACGCGACGATCCTGACCTACGGCGCGATGGTCTACGCGGCGCTCGAGGCGGCCGGGACGCTGGCGGGAGAGGGGATCGAGGCGGAGGTGATCGATCTCCGGACGCTCTGGCCGCTCGACGAGGAGCGGATGCTCGAGTCCGTGGCGCGGACGCACCGGGTGGTGATCCTGCACGAGGACACGCGTCGGGGCGGCGCCGGGGCGGAGCTGGCGGCGATCCTGGCCGAGAAGGCGTTCTGGGATCTTGATGCCCCGCCGGCCCGCGTGGCGGCGCCCGACACGCCGGTTCCCTACGCGCCTCCGCTGGAGCACGCGTTTCTTCCCAAGGCGGCCGACGTCGCCGCCGCGGTCCGCCGGCTCGTCGAGCAGAGTTCCTGAGGCGTTCCGGCGACACATGAGCCATGCATCGGTGTATTATCTATTAAGAGAGGCGGTTGGGGCGGGGAGGAGGGGACGATGATCCTTCCGGCGATCGCGGCGGCGCTGTGCGCGGCGTCGCAGGCCGCGGGTTCGTGCGACGCGGCGCGCAAGA belongs to Planctomycetota bacterium and includes:
- a CDS encoding EVE domain-containing protein produces the protein MAYWLFKTEPSDYSFDRLLEEGRTVWDGVKNALALRHLRQVRRGDEIAIYHTGDEKAVVGIARAAADAAGDAVDIVPVRRAGPVPLSAVKADPRFRTFPLVRMGRLSVMPVPEELWPALTGGRPRAGR
- a CDS encoding thiamine pyrophosphate-dependent enzyme — translated: MKLLDFLALECPFLLPAARSAARRRLGPRETRRALLEAVERACRMGRAEGRSVLYPGTSAAQAAGWTLEALREAVEGYFRREELRASLTRQERLEMFRVMLLSRAVDDLLKRLFQEKKIAWEGYPSPQKGFRAFGQEAAVGLALRLRRGSESGDIACPLIRGLPILLMYLDDPLHAVLAQVGKKGTPMDGRDLHVGDLSRGLLPPAAPLAVGVQTLVGMAYAAHLRGEDRVFLAVMGEGGTSLGEWHEAVNFAAVRRLPVIFVVENNRWALGTHWTEQTAAPRFALKAAGYGLPGTTVFGNDPDEVAAAAAWAAERARAGRGPTLLELATYRRAGHAHHDDDRYHGAPGLPGYELEEERRLWEAADPIALYEARLRREGLLDDEGAARLREEAARRVAEAERAAEAAPWPGPEDFLGRVEAPRVEPAPAAVPERTRAMTYDEAIREALVEAMERDPRVFVLGEDVGGRYGGAFGVTRGLARKFGPERCLNTPLSESAIVGCGVGAALAGMRPVVEMQFADFLACGFNALVNNAAKIHWRWGRPVPLVVRLPYGGATGDLRRLLGGGPFHSQCPEAWFLRAPGWKIVAPSTPSDAKGLLTAALRDNNPVIYLEAKGLYGFFRPDLREEVPVGDFEVPLGRAAVRRPGRDATILTYGAMVYAALEAAGTLAGEGIEAEVIDLRTLWPLDEERMLESVARTHRVVILHEDTRRGGAGAELAAILAEKAFWDLDAPPARVAAPDTPVPYAPPLEHAFLPKAADVAAAVRRLVEQSS